One Campylobacter helveticus DNA window includes the following coding sequences:
- a CDS encoding ATP-binding protein, with product MNLALMTLGGLALAGTYMGFKKKDPTMNIGSCFFDKLATPLYTLFNEYHSNSLFLIDSIEEDCIICNTPYERLYGIELSSNSNLTNYLRSEKLSEIIRDNKDSEDSFFYYVLLKQAKFQKQYLFSHNPIIIKTLADNYGVSLLSGVELVNVLYNLYLQNSFYVEDKQIKPSLKIEQDTKTDEPCFMSFKRLARQAIRKNYKDISIFQGFKHLDIKEANIAGIFKLNFTGSIWISIDLSTRHINNHISRLINYSKIVGDKKPFVDLQNSYKNKEFDLALINITAFLKDYDEQIVGSLGSALKTSFIAKELFKSQHLQKNPLKFKDSEFNFLVKSDYLHNFIATTHKKTTKEPDIYGVDKNGSFINYSFANENFNPHSCIIAKSGSGKSVSKQKIMAQLIGLNFENGECSNLGKKAGQFRIRSYDIGFSDENFVKLIKNNPNNSIAHIESDFYSFSYNILNLDRTNPQTFEEDLVFNMDLVSIILETQNSEALNLNEQAFFKSLTKKLYQSKEYQRYRVRDLKNTHKELYEKLLLDYNESTFLQDLKEEEFDFLKTPLLIDLVKMASKESQNMQIKEEDRKDYASLARKLDGVEKLELFSNFDKIDIKDRDFISMDLNNFKESSLFVPIFLSIFQKTYYKDREYALKLKRENKVRPKLFYAIEEAKNFFRVPYFTIMYDKLAREARKYNVHLCFITQNAEDIPKATLKNLDTRIMLLSPEKKLETIEETKQALDIPKNVEIGLINTEQFEMCVWYSKGVFHMKFEITPKEMEVFSTNPNE from the coding sequence ATGAACCTAGCATTAATGACCTTAGGAGGATTAGCCTTAGCTGGAACTTATATGGGTTTTAAGAAAAAAGACCCCACTATGAATATAGGCTCTTGTTTCTTTGATAAACTCGCCACACCCTTATATACGCTTTTTAATGAGTATCACTCCAACTCACTCTTTTTAATTGATAGTATTGAAGAAGATTGTATCATTTGCAATACACCTTATGAAAGATTATATGGCATTGAGCTAAGTAGTAATTCTAATCTTACAAATTATCTAAGAAGCGAAAAACTAAGCGAAATCATAAGGGATAATAAAGATAGTGAGGATAGCTTTTTTTACTATGTGCTTTTAAAGCAAGCTAAATTTCAAAAGCAATACCTTTTTTCTCATAATCCTATCATCATTAAAACCTTAGCGGATAATTATGGAGTTTCACTTCTTAGTGGAGTGGAGCTTGTTAATGTGCTTTATAATCTTTACTTGCAAAATAGTTTTTATGTAGAAGATAAACAAATCAAACCCTCTTTAAAGATAGAGCAAGATACAAAGACAGACGAGCCTTGCTTTATGAGTTTTAAAAGACTTGCTAGACAGGCAATTAGAAAAAATTATAAAGATATAAGCATCTTTCAAGGCTTTAAACACTTAGACATTAAAGAAGCTAACATTGCAGGAATTTTTAAACTCAATTTTACAGGCTCGATTTGGATAAGCATAGACCTTTCTACTAGACATATTAATAACCATATTTCAAGGCTCATTAATTATTCTAAAATCGTAGGCGATAAAAAGCCTTTTGTCGATTTACAAAACTCTTATAAAAATAAGGAATTTGACCTAGCCCTCATTAATATTACGGCTTTTTTAAAAGATTATGATGAGCAAATCGTAGGAAGCTTAGGGAGTGCTTTAAAGACAAGCTTTATCGCCAAAGAACTTTTTAAGAGCCAACACTTGCAAAAAAATCCACTCAAATTTAAAGATAGTGAGTTTAATTTCTTAGTAAAAAGTGATTATTTGCATAATTTCATCGCAACAACCCATAAAAAAACAACAAAAGAGCCTGATATTTATGGAGTGGATAAAAATGGAAGCTTTATTAATTATAGCTTTGCAAATGAAAACTTTAATCCCCACTCTTGCATTATTGCTAAATCTGGTTCAGGTAAGTCGGTAAGCAAACAAAAGATTATGGCTCAACTCATAGGACTTAACTTTGAAAATGGCGAATGCTCTAATCTTGGTAAAAAAGCAGGTCAATTTAGAATAAGAAGCTATGATATAGGCTTTAGTGATGAAAACTTCGTAAAGCTTATTAAAAATAATCCAAACAATAGCATAGCTCATATAGAAAGTGATTTTTATAGCTTTTCCTATAATATCTTAAATCTTGATAGAACTAATCCTCAAACCTTTGAAGAAGATTTAGTCTTTAATATGGACTTAGTTTCTATAATCTTAGAAACACAAAATAGTGAAGCATTAAATTTAAACGAACAAGCCTTTTTTAAAAGTCTTACTAAAAAGCTTTATCAAAGTAAAGAATATCAAAGATACAGGGTAAGGGATTTAAAAAATACACATAAAGAACTTTATGAAAAGCTTTTGTTAGACTATAATGAAAGCACATTTTTGCAGGATTTAAAAGAAGAGGAATTTGATTTCTTAAAAACTCCCCTACTCATCGACCTTGTTAAAATGGCAAGTAAAGAATCTCAAAATATGCAAATCAAAGAAGAAGATAGAAAAGACTACGCTTCTTTAGCTAGAAAACTAGACGGAGTAGAAAAATTAGAGCTTTTTTCAAACTTTGATAAGATAGATATAAAGGATAGAGATTTTATCTCTATGGATTTAAATAATTTTAAAGAAAGCTCACTTTTCGTGCCTATCTTTTTATCCATCTTTCAAAAGACCTATTATAAAGATAGAGAATATGCTCTTAAACTTAAAAGAGAAAACAAAGTTAGACCTAAGTTATTTTATGCCATAGAAGAAGCAAAGAATTTCTTTAGAGTGCCTTATTTTACAATTATGTATGATAAATTAGCAAGAGAAGCTAGAAAATATAATGTGCATCTTTGCTTTATCACTCAAAATGCTGAAGACATACCAAAAGCAACTCTAAAAAACCTAGATACAAGAATTATGCTACTTTCGCCTGAGAAAAAGCTAGAAACCATAGAAGAAACCAAACAGGCACTAGATATTCCTAAAAATGTAGAAATAGGTCTTATAAACACAGAACAATTTGAAATGTGCGTATGGTATAGCAAAGGTGTCTTTCATATGAAATTTGAAATCACACCTAAAGAAATGGAAGTGTTTAGCACAAATCCGAATGAGTGA
- a CDS encoding YopX family protein, translating into MKIKDFDFRIWTGNKFTKQNDFKGYANGLDEDVCEIELWTGYFDKNGNKIYENDILKKEPLDEIYYITRNDTYKLVEIIIYDKDCSNNLYREKESAGIELLKMLVSNKNMSVIGNIHENADLLGE; encoded by the coding sequence ATGAAAATAAAAGATTTTGATTTTAGAATTTGGACTGGGAATAAATTTACTAAACAAAATGATTTTAAAGGCTATGCAAATGGATTAGATGAAGATGTTTGCGAAATTGAGCTATGGACTGGTTATTTTGATAAAAACGGAAATAAAATCTATGAAAATGATATTTTGAAAAAAGAACCTCTTGATGAAATTTATTATATTACAAGAAATGATACTTATAAATTGGTTGAAATAATCATCTATGATAAAGATTGTAGTAATAACCTTTATAGGGAAAAAGAATCTGCTGGTATCGAATTGTTAAAAATGCTTGTTTCAAATAAAAATATGAGTGTCATTGGTAATATACACGAAAATGCGGATTTGTTAGGGGAGTGA
- a CDS encoding AAA family ATPase, with amino-acid sequence MINDNLFNLYFIIKEPYYLSHKKLLEEKINETLKEYSMPSTHLNNASNSKNYILLLFPGQDEIKHKLCNLDEEKALIIIASMPPLKEYESFFIIKKLPNLYNLLSSTQKAQGITEEMALEYELGLSVINSPFTLKDIGGAKPLKTYTAQLIKAEEKGYKAKGIFLVGIPGTGKTFFPKCFAGELNRKLIALNLSQIMESDEPITKLNHIFEYLHQRKIDFPDEKFVILIDEIEKMIGNASPKEKQMLGRLLTILNDINTPACEYNFNAIFFATANDLGSILENNPEFLRRGRWDELFFISLPTHEYATEMFEIYFKKYKLDFVLELMSLDEIFAEIEHLYQRDNPISDRFPYTPAEIENFCKRLDFVNKAEENFRKEHILECVELIIPLGKSARKGIEKMSAQKELFIEI; translated from the coding sequence ATGATAAATGATAATTTATTTAACTTATATTTCATCATTAAAGAGCCTTATTATCTTTCACACAAAAAGCTTTTAGAGGAAAAAATCAATGAGACTTTAAAAGAATATTCAATGCCAAGCACCCATTTAAACAATGCTTCAAACTCTAAAAACTATATCTTGCTTCTCTTTCCAGGCCAAGATGAAATCAAGCATAAGCTTTGTAACTTAGATGAAGAAAAGGCTCTTATTATCATCGCAAGTATGCCTCCCTTAAAAGAGTATGAAAGCTTTTTTATCATTAAAAAACTTCCAAATCTATACAATCTTTTAAGCTCTACTCAAAAAGCACAAGGCATTACAGAAGAGATGGCTTTAGAATATGAATTAGGATTAAGCGTGATAAATTCGCCTTTCACCCTTAAAGACATAGGCGGAGCAAAGCCTTTAAAAACTTATACCGCACAACTTATAAAAGCAGAAGAAAAAGGATATAAGGCTAAAGGCATATTTTTAGTAGGAATCCCAGGAACTGGTAAGACTTTTTTCCCTAAGTGCTTTGCAGGAGAGCTAAATAGAAAACTCATTGCCTTAAATCTTTCTCAAATAATGGAAAGCGATGAGCCTATCACTAAGCTTAACCACATCTTTGAGTATTTACACCAAAGAAAGATAGATTTCCCTGATGAAAAATTTGTCATCTTAATTGATGAGATAGAAAAGATGATAGGTAATGCCTCGCCTAAAGAAAAGCAAATGCTTGGTCGTCTTTTAACTATCCTTAATGATATAAACACTCCCGCTTGTGAATATAATTTTAATGCTATCTTTTTTGCAACAGCTAATGATTTAGGTTCTATCTTAGAGAATAATCCTGAGTTTTTAAGAAGAGGTAGGTGGGATGAGCTTTTCTTTATATCTTTACCTACTCACGAATATGCAACTGAAATGTTTGAAATCTATTTTAAAAAATACAAACTAGACTTTGTATTAGAGCTAATGAGCTTAGATGAAATCTTTGCAGAAATAGAACACCTTTATCAAAGGGATAATCCTATAAGCGACCGCTTCCCTTATACCCCTGCTGAAATAGAAAACTTTTGTAAAAGATTAGACTTTGTCAATAAGGCAGAAGAAAACTTTAGAAAAGAGCATATCTTAGAGTGTGTAGAACTCATTATCCCCTTAGGTAAATCAGCAAGAAAGGGTATAGAGAAAATGTCGGCTCAAAAAGAACTTTTTATAGAAATTTGA
- a CDS encoding ParA family protein: MIFVVANEKGGSGKTTLSINLANYLARENKITLIDADPQKSTEVFSNNRSDSELAPLFSNIFKTGSALKDEIDIQKKQNDHLVIDTGGRDSKEMRIAMIKADYLIIPTIPSQLDVAVLEKMLEIFELAKESNTELKALIVLNKISPNPFLSKDIDELRNFINDIIKENNLQDVFILNSMIYERRAFKKSFESGQTLEEFCQSKNDKAILDFDNLFKEIISIIKQ, encoded by the coding sequence ATGATATTTGTTGTAGCAAATGAAAAGGGTGGTAGTGGAAAAACAACTTTATCTATAAATCTTGCAAATTATTTAGCAAGAGAAAATAAAATAACATTAATAGATGCAGACCCCCAAAAAAGCACAGAAGTTTTTTCAAATAATAGAAGCGATTCTGAGTTAGCACCTTTGTTTTCTAATATATTTAAAACAGGCTCTGCTTTAAAAGATGAGATTGATATACAGAAAAAACAAAATGATCATCTTGTTATAGATACAGGTGGAAGAGATAGTAAAGAAATGAGAATAGCCATGATAAAGGCAGATTATTTAATAATCCCAACCATACCATCTCAACTCGATGTTGCTGTTTTGGAAAAAATGTTAGAGATTTTTGAACTTGCAAAAGAAAGCAATACTGAACTTAAAGCTCTTATAGTTTTAAATAAAATATCTCCAAATCCTTTTCTTTCAAAAGATATTGACGAGTTGAGAAATTTTATTAATGATATTATAAAAGAAAACAACTTACAAGATGTTTTTATATTAAATTCCATGATTTATGAAAGAAGAGCTTTTAAAAAATCTTTTGAAAGTGGGCAAACTCTTGAAGAATTTTGCCAAAGTAAAAATGATAAAGCAATTTTAGATTTTGATAACTTATTTAAAGAAATTATATCAATAATTAAACAATAA
- a CDS encoding transglycosylase SLT domain-containing protein gives MKPLILILVLFSFSFANATKEQIIANALKEEALNANIDKRLLYTLAKIESNFEPLIIAFTSKNKINIMGNNIDLRHLKYKDKFLIQIRSDAKTLEKIALYLLDKGFNIDIGLMQINSINFTKEEIPYLFNPSYNIKKAIKVLKTCKSKFNSLKQSIECYNKGNRLGVRYDYYANFTRHFIRDFGGVR, from the coding sequence ATGAAGCCTCTTATTTTAATATTAGTGCTTTTTAGCTTCTCTTTTGCAAATGCCACTAAAGAGCAAATCATCGCTAATGCTTTAAAAGAAGAAGCTTTAAATGCAAATATCGATAAAAGATTGCTTTATACCCTAGCTAAGATAGAGAGCAATTTTGAACCACTCATCATAGCCTTTACTAGCAAAAATAAAATAAACATTATGGGTAATAACATAGACCTAAGGCATTTAAAATATAAAGATAAATTTCTCATACAAATTAGAAGTGATGCAAAGACCTTAGAGAAAATAGCCCTTTACTTACTCGATAAAGGCTTTAATATAGATATAGGCTTAATGCAGATTAATTCTATTAATTTTACCAAAGAAGAAATCCCCTATCTTTTCAATCCAAGCTATAACATTAAAAAAGCCATTAAGGTTTTAAAGACTTGCAAAAGCAAATTTAACTCTCTTAAACAAAGCATAGAGTGCTATAACAAAGGCAATCGTTTAGGAGTAAGGTATGATTATTATGCGAATTTCACAAGACATTTTATAAGAGACTTTGGGGGCGTGAGATGA